From the Homo sapiens chromosome 1, GRCh38.p14 Primary Assembly genome, one window contains:
- the OR10R2 gene encoding olfactory receptor 10R2 isoform 1 (isoform 1 is encoded by transcript variant 1) codes for MPQILIFTYLNMFYFFPPLQILAENLTMVTEFLLLGFSSLGEIQLALFVVFLFLYLVILSGNVTIISVIHLDKSLHTPMYFFLGILSTSETFYTFVILPKMLINLLSVARTISFNCCALQMFFFLGFAITNCLLLGVMGYDRYAAICHPLHYPTLMSWQVCGKLAAACAIGGFLASLTVVNLVFSLPFCSANKVNHYFCDISAVILLACTNTDVNEFVIFICGVLVLVVPFLFICVSYLCILRTILKIPSAEGRRKAFSTCASHLSVVIVHYGCASFIYLRPTANYVSNKDRLVTVTYTIVTPLLNPMVYSLRNKDVQLAIRKVLGKKGSLKLYN; via the coding sequence ATGCCCCAAATTCTTATATTCACATACCTGAATATGTTTTACTTCTTTCCCCCTTTGCAGATCTTGGCAGAAAACCTCACCATGGTCACCGAATTCCTGTTGCTGGGTTTTTCCAGCCTTGGTGAAATTCAGCTGGCCctctttgtagtttttctttttctgtatctagTCATTCTTAGTGGCAATGTCACCATTATCAGTGTCATCCACCTGGATAAAAGCCTCCACACACCAATGTACTTCTTCCTTGGCATTCTCTCAACATCTGAGACCTTCTACACCTTTGTCATTCTACCCAAGATGCTCATCAATCTACTTTCTGTGGCCAGGACAATCTCCTTCAACTGTTGTGCTCTTCAAATGTTCTTCTTCCTTGGTTTTGCCATTACCAACTGCCTGCTATTGGGTGTGATGGGTTATGATCGCTATGCTGCCATTTGTCACCCTCTGCATTACCCCACTCTTATGAGCTGGCAGGTGTGTGGAAAACTGGCAGCTGCCTGTGCAATTGGTGGCTTCTTGGCCTCTCTTACAGTAGTAAATTTAGTTTTCAGCCTCCCTTTTTGTAGCGCCAACAAAGTCAATCATTACTTCTGTGACATCTCAGCAGTCATTCTTCTGGCTTGTACCAACACAGATGTTAACGAATTTGTGATATTCATTTGTGGAGTTCTTGTACTTGTGGTTCCCTTTCTGTTTATCTGTGTTTCTTATCTCTGCATTCTGAGGACTATCCTGAAGATTCCCTCAGCTGAGGGCAGACGGAAAGCGTTTTCCACCTGCGCCTCTCACCTCAGTGTTGTTATTGTTCATTATGGCTGTGCTTCCTTCATCTACCTGAGGCCTACAGCAAACTATGTGTCCAACAAAGACAGGCTGGTGACGGTGACATACACGATTGTCACTCCATTACTAAACCCCATGGTTTATAGCCTCAGAAACAAGGATGTCCAACTTGCTATCAGAAAAGTGTTGGGCAAGAAAGGTTCTCTAAAACTATATAATtga
- the OR10R2 gene encoding olfactory receptor 10R2 isoform 2 (isoform 2 is encoded by transcript variant 2) yields MTTVLGSEVILAENLTMVTEFLLLGFSSLGEIQLALFVVFLFLYLVILSGNVTIISVIHLDKSLHTPMYFFLGILSTSETFYTFVILPKMLINLLSVARTISFNCCALQMFFFLGFAITNCLLLGVMGYDRYAAICHPLHYPTLMSWQVCGKLAAACAIGGFLASLTVVNLVFSLPFCSANKVNHYFCDISAVILLACTNTDVNEFVIFICGVLVLVVPFLFICVSYLCILRTILKIPSAEGRRKAFSTCASHLSVVIVHYGCASFIYLRPTANYVSNKDRLVTVTYTIVTPLLNPMVYSLRNKDVQLAIRKVLGKKGSLKLYN; encoded by the coding sequence ATCTTGGCAGAAAACCTCACCATGGTCACCGAATTCCTGTTGCTGGGTTTTTCCAGCCTTGGTGAAATTCAGCTGGCCctctttgtagtttttctttttctgtatctagTCATTCTTAGTGGCAATGTCACCATTATCAGTGTCATCCACCTGGATAAAAGCCTCCACACACCAATGTACTTCTTCCTTGGCATTCTCTCAACATCTGAGACCTTCTACACCTTTGTCATTCTACCCAAGATGCTCATCAATCTACTTTCTGTGGCCAGGACAATCTCCTTCAACTGTTGTGCTCTTCAAATGTTCTTCTTCCTTGGTTTTGCCATTACCAACTGCCTGCTATTGGGTGTGATGGGTTATGATCGCTATGCTGCCATTTGTCACCCTCTGCATTACCCCACTCTTATGAGCTGGCAGGTGTGTGGAAAACTGGCAGCTGCCTGTGCAATTGGTGGCTTCTTGGCCTCTCTTACAGTAGTAAATTTAGTTTTCAGCCTCCCTTTTTGTAGCGCCAACAAAGTCAATCATTACTTCTGTGACATCTCAGCAGTCATTCTTCTGGCTTGTACCAACACAGATGTTAACGAATTTGTGATATTCATTTGTGGAGTTCTTGTACTTGTGGTTCCCTTTCTGTTTATCTGTGTTTCTTATCTCTGCATTCTGAGGACTATCCTGAAGATTCCCTCAGCTGAGGGCAGACGGAAAGCGTTTTCCACCTGCGCCTCTCACCTCAGTGTTGTTATTGTTCATTATGGCTGTGCTTCCTTCATCTACCTGAGGCCTACAGCAAACTATGTGTCCAACAAAGACAGGCTGGTGACGGTGACATACACGATTGTCACTCCATTACTAAACCCCATGGTTTATAGCCTCAGAAACAAGGATGTCCAACTTGCTATCAGAAAAGTGTTGGGCAAGAAAGGTTCTCTAAAACTATATAATtga